From the Helicoverpa zea isolate HzStark_Cry1AcR chromosome 28, ilHelZeax1.1, whole genome shotgun sequence genome, one window contains:
- the LOC124643874 gene encoding uncharacterized protein LOC124643874 isoform X2 — protein MAMFVNIFSSYISFYGYFILLCPSSLAIKVAVYHGSEMLHKILEPVYTGTIYVQQIHYDSALATTHFLVIDINDNLHVIPYSDDIILVVDEDPSSSLKMFTSNLLNLKERAFNKPLIKIKLKICTKENICISHTIYEGRLVSDATPLSQTAYVLEKGTNISTSTASTATRQRQTASTAKRKLVTSRLAAPDQPETDAASETYVLERNASSVSTSTASTTTREPVTSVLAATDQPETVAASENWTATIVTVAVTSAAVLLLALITVACIRLCRARTPSQPASDRFLNRFYVNNLLRDECNAEIRERERRDAEICERERPDAEPEYDYVYNHTQRTR, from the exons ATGGCGATGTTTGtgaatatattttcttcttatatttcattttatggttattttattCTGTTGTGTCCATCGAGTCTCGCGATAAAAGTAGCTGTGTATCATGGATCAGAGATGTTAC aTAAAATCCTCGAACCAGTTTATACTGGTACCATCTATGTGCAGCAAATTCACTACGACAGTGCATTAGCTACAACGCACTTCTTAGTGATCGACATTAACGACAACTTGCATGTCATACCGTACAGTGATG ATATTATATTGGTAGTAGATGAAGATCCAAGCTCctctttaaaaatgtttacttcaaatttacttaatttaaaagaaagagCTTTTAATAAACCTTTAATCAAAATTAAGTTGAAGATATGTACGAAGGAAAATATATGCATATCACACACTATTTACGAAGGGAGACTTGTTTCAGATGCAACTCCGCTCTCACaaacag CCTATGTCCTGGAAAAGGGAACGAATATAAGCACGTCGACAGCGTCTACAGCTACGAGACAACGTCAGACAGCGTCTACAGCGAAGAGAAAGCTGGTGACGAGCCGTCTCGCTGCTCCTGACCAGCCAGAGACAGACGCAGCCAGTGAGA CCTATGTCCTGGAAAGAAACGCATCGAGTGTAAGCACGTCGACAGCGTCTACAACGACGAGGGAGCCGGTGACGAGCGTGCTCGCTGCTACTGACCAGCCAGAGACAGTCGCCGCCAGTGAGA ACTGGACAGCGACTATCGTCACGGTTGCGGTAACATCGGCGGCGGTGTTGCTGCTGGCGCTCATCACAGTGGCCTGCATACGTCTCTGTCGCGCGCGAACTCCCAGTCAGCCAGCTTCAGACCGC TTTTTGAATCGGTTCTACGTGAACAACCTGCTGCGAGATGAATGCAATGCGGAGATACGCGAGCGTGAGCGACGCGATGCGGAGATATGCGAGCGCGAACGACCCGATGCGGAGCCCGAATATGATTACGTGTATAACCATACACAAAGAACTCGCTGA
- the LOC124643874 gene encoding uncharacterized protein LOC124643874 isoform X1 translates to MAMFVNIFSSYISFYGYFILLCPSSLAIKVAVYHGSEMLHKILEPVYTGTIYVQQIHYDSALATTHFLVIDINDNLHVIPYSDDIILVVDEDPSSSLKMFTSNLLNLKERAFNKPLIKIKLKICTKENICISHTIYEGRLVSDATPLSQTDAFCAAEGCRVIVSLSDITIAYVLEKGTNISTSTASTATRQRQTASTAKRKLVTSRLAAPDQPETDAASETYVLERNASSVSTSTASTTTREPVTSVLAATDQPETVAASENWTATIVTVAVTSAAVLLLALITVACIRLCRARTPSQPASDRFLNRFYVNNLLRDECNAEIRERERRDAEICERERPDAEPEYDYVYNHTQRTR, encoded by the exons ATGGCGATGTTTGtgaatatattttcttcttatatttcattttatggttattttattCTGTTGTGTCCATCGAGTCTCGCGATAAAAGTAGCTGTGTATCATGGATCAGAGATGTTAC aTAAAATCCTCGAACCAGTTTATACTGGTACCATCTATGTGCAGCAAATTCACTACGACAGTGCATTAGCTACAACGCACTTCTTAGTGATCGACATTAACGACAACTTGCATGTCATACCGTACAGTGATG ATATTATATTGGTAGTAGATGAAGATCCAAGCTCctctttaaaaatgtttacttcaaatttacttaatttaaaagaaagagCTTTTAATAAACCTTTAATCAAAATTAAGTTGAAGATATGTACGAAGGAAAATATATGCATATCACACACTATTTACGAAGGGAGACTTGTTTCAGATGCAACTCCGCTCTCACaaacag atgcCTTTTGTGCAGCGGAAGGCTGTAGGGTTATAGTGAGTTTGTCAGATATCACAATAG CCTATGTCCTGGAAAAGGGAACGAATATAAGCACGTCGACAGCGTCTACAGCTACGAGACAACGTCAGACAGCGTCTACAGCGAAGAGAAAGCTGGTGACGAGCCGTCTCGCTGCTCCTGACCAGCCAGAGACAGACGCAGCCAGTGAGA CCTATGTCCTGGAAAGAAACGCATCGAGTGTAAGCACGTCGACAGCGTCTACAACGACGAGGGAGCCGGTGACGAGCGTGCTCGCTGCTACTGACCAGCCAGAGACAGTCGCCGCCAGTGAGA ACTGGACAGCGACTATCGTCACGGTTGCGGTAACATCGGCGGCGGTGTTGCTGCTGGCGCTCATCACAGTGGCCTGCATACGTCTCTGTCGCGCGCGAACTCCCAGTCAGCCAGCTTCAGACCGC TTTTTGAATCGGTTCTACGTGAACAACCTGCTGCGAGATGAATGCAATGCGGAGATACGCGAGCGTGAGCGACGCGATGCGGAGATATGCGAGCGCGAACGACCCGATGCGGAGCCCGAATATGATTACGTGTATAACCATACACAAAGAACTCGCTGA
- the LOC124643874 gene encoding uncharacterized protein LOC124643874 isoform X3, whose product MAMFVNIFSSYISFYGYFILLCPSSLAIKVAVYHGSEMLHKILEPVYTGTIYVQQIHYDSALATTHFLVIDINDNLHVIPYSDDIILVVDEDPSSSLKMFTSNLLNLKERAFNKPLIKIKLKICTKENICISHTIYEGRLVSDATPLSQTDAFCAAEGCRVIVSLSDITIAYVLEKGTNISTSTASTATRQRQTASTAKRKLVTSRLAAPDQPETDAASENWTATIVTVAVTSAAVLLLALITVACIRLCRARTPSQPASDRFLNRFYVNNLLRDECNAEIRERERRDAEICERERPDAEPEYDYVYNHTQRTR is encoded by the exons ATGGCGATGTTTGtgaatatattttcttcttatatttcattttatggttattttattCTGTTGTGTCCATCGAGTCTCGCGATAAAAGTAGCTGTGTATCATGGATCAGAGATGTTAC aTAAAATCCTCGAACCAGTTTATACTGGTACCATCTATGTGCAGCAAATTCACTACGACAGTGCATTAGCTACAACGCACTTCTTAGTGATCGACATTAACGACAACTTGCATGTCATACCGTACAGTGATG ATATTATATTGGTAGTAGATGAAGATCCAAGCTCctctttaaaaatgtttacttcaaatttacttaatttaaaagaaagagCTTTTAATAAACCTTTAATCAAAATTAAGTTGAAGATATGTACGAAGGAAAATATATGCATATCACACACTATTTACGAAGGGAGACTTGTTTCAGATGCAACTCCGCTCTCACaaacag atgcCTTTTGTGCAGCGGAAGGCTGTAGGGTTATAGTGAGTTTGTCAGATATCACAATAG CCTATGTCCTGGAAAAGGGAACGAATATAAGCACGTCGACAGCGTCTACAGCTACGAGACAACGTCAGACAGCGTCTACAGCGAAGAGAAAGCTGGTGACGAGCCGTCTCGCTGCTCCTGACCAGCCAGAGACAGACGCAGCCAGTGAGA ACTGGACAGCGACTATCGTCACGGTTGCGGTAACATCGGCGGCGGTGTTGCTGCTGGCGCTCATCACAGTGGCCTGCATACGTCTCTGTCGCGCGCGAACTCCCAGTCAGCCAGCTTCAGACCGC TTTTTGAATCGGTTCTACGTGAACAACCTGCTGCGAGATGAATGCAATGCGGAGATACGCGAGCGTGAGCGACGCGATGCGGAGATATGCGAGCGCGAACGACCCGATGCGGAGCCCGAATATGATTACGTGTATAACCATACACAAAGAACTCGCTGA
- the LOC124643627 gene encoding nematocyst expressed protein 3-like, whose amino-acid sequence MATFVAYSQYAYACPAAAPAPLVLPAPAVAPANPCAVPPALAALAPALPVLAPALANTISASISASLPPLLDAALPTVLTSVLSAAGPLLEAALPPGCGCGAPLALPAPAAYALPAPAPCALPAPAPYALPAPYALPAPCAAPTVAYAAPLAPPPMYAAPACAPTACLCY is encoded by the exons atggccACCTTC GTAGCGTACTCTCAGTACGCGTACGCATGCCCGGCCGCGGCGCCGGCGCCCCTGGTGCTGCCCGCACCCGCTGTGGCGCCGGCGAACCCCTGCGCCGTGCCACCGGCCCTAGCGGCCCTCGCACCCGCTCTCCCCGTCCTAGCACCCGCCCTGGCTAACACTATCTCAGCGTCCATATCTGCTTCGTTGCCTCCCCTACTAGATGCGGCTCTGCCTACAGTGTTGACTTCTGTGTTGTCGGCTGCTGGGCCGCTTTTGGAGGCTGCTTTGCCTCCGGGCTGCGGCTGTGGCGCACCTTTGGCTTTGCCCGCCCCTGCTGCATACGCCTTGCCGGCCCCTGCTCCTTGCGCCTTGCCCGCCCCTGCACCGTACGCGCTACCTGCCCCGTACGCGCTCCCTGCACCGTGCGCGGCCCCGACCGTCGCGTACGCAGCCCCACTGGCGCCCCCTCCGATGTACGCAGCTCCAGCCTGCGCGCCTACCGCTTGCTTGTGCTACTAA
- the LOC124643672 gene encoding adenosine 5'-monophosphoramidase HINT1-like: protein MFNKVIQRALKFRLKKSYPTNIYDLSRGSAIAVRRPYSDEVRRAQAQSVAAPGPTIFDKIISKEIKADIIYEDEQCLAFNDVSPQAPVHFLVIPKRRIPRLQDAEPNDMELLGHLMLVARSLGAARAPSGWRLVVNNGRDGAQSVYHLHLHVLGGRQMGWPPG, encoded by the exons atgttcaacaaAGTGATCCAACGCGCCTTAAAGTTTAGATTAAAGAAGAGTTATCCCACGAATATTTATGATTTATCTCGTGGTTCGGCCATAGCGGTGCGCAGGCCGTATAGTGATGAAGTGCGTCGCGCGCAGGCGCAGAGCGTCGCGGCGCCGGGGCCGACGATTTTCGACAAAATAATTTCGAAAGAGATCAAAGCTGATATTATTTACGAAGATGAGCAGTGTTTGGCGTTCAACGACGTGTCCCCGCAGGCGCCCGTGCACTTCCTAGTGATACCAAAGCGAAGAATTCCAAGGTTGCAAGATGCGGAACCTAATGATATGGAG CTACTTGGCCATCTAATGTTGGTCGCAAGGTCGCTGGGAGCGGCCCGGGCCCCCTCGGGCTGGCGTCTGGTGGTTAACAACGGTCGGGACGGCGCCCAGTCGGTGTACCATCTACATTTGCACGTGTTGGGAGGCCGTCAGATGGGATGGCCGCCGGGATAG